A genome region from Setaria italica strain Yugu1 chromosome III, Setaria_italica_v2.0, whole genome shotgun sequence includes the following:
- the LOC111256680 gene encoding uncharacterized protein LOC111256680, which yields MDGASCKTTVAKPTATSPASKELNQEIPKDITIDVVPEQNAVVPPGDIIDNNAHGDGGLAVAPPGEIVDNNAHRDGGQEEVAQEQQHHGRMRSFDLKFGLPGCWE from the exons ATGGAT GGGGCAAGTTGCAAGACTACTGTGGCAAAACCTACAGCTACCAGCCCAG CCAGTAAAGAACTGAACCAAGAAATCCCCAAGGATATCACCATTGATGTTGTTCCAGAACAGAACGCTG TTGTGCCACCAGGAGATATCATAGACAACAATGCCCACGGTGACGGTGGACTGGCAGTAGCGCCACCAGGAGAAATCGTAGACAACAATGCCCACCGTGATGGCGGACAGGAAGAGGTTGCTCAAGAACAACAGCATCATGGACGGATGAGAAGTTTCGATCTCAAATTCGGATTACCTGGTTGCTGGGAGTAA